A single Aggregatilinea lenta DNA region contains:
- a CDS encoding OsmC family protein — translation MEFEIVLPGGGQVDAHMGGLVIHTDQDGSAPSPFQLFLASMGTCAGIYVASFCQQRGLPTDNIRIVQRMTRNPMTHMIENIELDIQVPPDFPEQYKSAVIRSAELCAVKKHLEKPPSFNVHTSVMDRTLEA, via the coding sequence ATGGAATTCGAGATCGTATTACCCGGCGGCGGGCAAGTCGATGCGCACATGGGCGGTTTGGTAATCCACACCGATCAGGATGGATCCGCGCCGTCGCCGTTTCAGCTTTTCCTGGCCTCGATGGGCACCTGCGCGGGCATCTACGTCGCCAGCTTCTGCCAGCAGCGCGGCCTGCCCACCGACAACATCCGCATCGTGCAGCGCATGACCCGCAACCCCATGACGCACATGATCGAAAACATCGAGCTGGACATCCAGGTTCCGCCCGACTTTCCAGAGCAGTACAAGTCGGCGGTGATCCGCTCGGCGGAGCTGTGCGCGGTCAAGAAGCACCTGGAAAAGCCGCCTTCGTTCAACGTGCACACATCCGTGATGGACCGCACGCTCGAAGCATAA
- the frr gene encoding ribosome recycling factor produces the protein MSIKDVLMDAEDRMKSTVTVLDEDLKAMRTGRASGALVEKLQVEYYGVATPLMQLASISVPEPQTIAIRPYDKSTLKAIERAIQASELGLTPNNDGQIVRLNIPPLTQERRNDLQKLVQRRVEEARVSVRNIRRSAIEDVREFEKEKMVSEDESKRGQDNVQKLTDKYIEEIESTGKRKEAEIMEV, from the coding sequence ATGTCTATAAAAGATGTTTTGATGGACGCCGAAGACCGGATGAAGAGCACCGTAACGGTGCTTGACGAGGACCTGAAAGCCATGCGGACCGGACGCGCTTCGGGCGCGCTGGTGGAAAAGCTCCAGGTCGAGTACTACGGAGTCGCCACCCCCCTGATGCAGCTTGCCAGCATCAGCGTGCCGGAGCCGCAGACGATCGCCATTCGTCCCTACGACAAGAGCACGCTCAAGGCCATCGAGCGCGCGATTCAGGCGTCGGAGCTGGGCCTGACGCCCAACAACGACGGCCAGATCGTGCGCCTGAACATCCCGCCGCTCACCCAGGAGCGCCGCAACGACCTGCAAAAGCTGGTCCAGCGCCGCGTCGAAGAAGCGCGCGTATCGGTGCGCAACATCCGCCGCTCCGCGATTGAAGATGTGCGGGAGTTCGAAAAAGAGAAGATGGTCTCTGAAGACGAATCCAAGCGCGGTCAGGACAACGTGCAAAAACTGACCGACAAGTACATCGAAGAAATCGAAAGTACCGGGAAACGCAAAGAAGCCGAGATCATGGAAGTCTGA
- a CDS encoding isoprenyl transferase yields MTDEVVTLPERIPHHVAIIMDGNGRWAKARGLPRIAGHRAGVENLRRILRASSEFGIKILTIYAFSTENWGRPEAEVRGLMNILETVIDRELDQLHANGVQLRHIGEIEGLSPMLQRKVRKAVDLTRNNAQLILNIAFNYGGRQEIIRAIQQIVRDGIPADEIDDTLIDYYLYTAGQPDPDLVVRTAGEMRLSNFLLWQASYAEYYSTPVYWPDFDREELLKAIASFTQRERRFGLVPQP; encoded by the coding sequence ATGACAGACGAGGTCGTCACCCTGCCCGAACGAATCCCTCACCACGTCGCCATCATCATGGACGGGAACGGTCGATGGGCCAAAGCGCGCGGCCTGCCGCGTATCGCCGGTCACCGGGCGGGGGTCGAAAACCTCCGCCGAATTTTGCGTGCCAGCAGCGAATTCGGGATCAAGATCCTGACTATCTACGCCTTCTCGACCGAAAATTGGGGACGCCCAGAAGCCGAAGTGCGCGGCCTGATGAACATCCTCGAAACGGTCATCGACCGCGAGCTGGATCAACTGCACGCCAACGGGGTACAACTGCGCCACATCGGGGAGATCGAGGGGTTGTCGCCCATGCTCCAGCGCAAGGTCCGCAAAGCGGTAGACCTCACCCGCAACAACGCGCAGCTGATCCTGAACATCGCGTTCAACTATGGCGGGCGTCAGGAGATCATCCGTGCCATCCAGCAGATCGTACGCGACGGCATCCCGGCGGACGAGATCGACGACACGCTGATCGACTACTATCTCTACACCGCCGGACAACCCGACCCCGACCTCGTGGTGCGCACGGCGGGCGAGATGCGGCTGAGCAACTTCCTGCTGTGGCAGGCGTCCTACGCCGAATACTACTCCACGCCGGTCTACTGGCCCGACTTCGACCGCGAGGAGCTGCTGAAAGCCATTGCGTCCTTCACCCAGCGCGAGCGCCGGTTTGGCCTGGTCCCCCAACCGTAA
- a CDS encoding phosphatidate cytidylyltransferase: MLRTRFLVALVALPILGVVTVIGGALFALVVVAALLLGGWEYVQLMRMTGVRVPPSLTYGLIVLAVGTIWFERPALRAPGVALLLMAAAFYMIAAFERGEAQPVTGAALAMFGGFYIGWLGSTLLAVRLLDDGAALTAFLYGAVVVSDTAAYFVGRSLGKHHMSPHVSPKKTWEGYAGSVGGGLLFGLLAAWALHVDGLTAGHGAMIGLLIGVLGTVGDLGESVMKRQVGAKDSSRLIPGHGGLLDRLDSVLVSFAIGYYYLIWFVT, from the coding sequence ATGCTTAGAACGCGATTCCTGGTGGCGCTCGTCGCGCTGCCCATCCTGGGCGTTGTGACGGTGATCGGCGGGGCGCTATTTGCGCTGGTCGTGGTGGCCGCGCTGCTGCTGGGCGGCTGGGAATACGTGCAGTTGATGCGTATGACCGGCGTGCGCGTGCCGCCGTCGCTGACGTACGGGCTGATCGTGCTGGCCGTCGGTACGATCTGGTTCGAGCGGCCCGCGCTGCGCGCACCGGGCGTGGCGCTGCTGCTGATGGCGGCGGCGTTTTACATGATCGCCGCGTTCGAGCGAGGCGAGGCGCAGCCGGTAACCGGCGCGGCCCTGGCGATGTTCGGCGGCTTTTACATCGGCTGGCTGGGCAGCACGCTGCTGGCCGTGCGCCTGCTGGACGACGGGGCGGCGCTGACGGCGTTCCTCTACGGCGCGGTGGTCGTCTCGGACACGGCAGCGTACTTCGTGGGGCGCTCGCTGGGCAAGCACCACATGTCGCCGCACGTGAGTCCGAAGAAGACCTGGGAAGGCTATGCGGGCAGTGTTGGCGGCGGGCTGTTGTTCGGCCTGCTGGCGGCGTGGGCGCTGCACGTCGACGGGCTGACGGCGGGCCACGGCGCGATGATCGGGCTGCTGATCGGCGTGCTGGGCACGGTCGGCGACCTGGGTGAATCGGTCATGAAGCGGCAGGTGGGTGCGAAGGATTCGAGCCGCCTGATCCCCGGCCACGGCGGGCTGCTGGACCGTCTGGACTCGGTGCTGGTGTCGTTCGCCATCGGCTACTACTATCTCATCTGGTTTGTAACTTAG
- the rho gene encoding transcription termination factor Rho — translation MDIAELETQNLEDLRNLARDADIAGFSRMKKQDLILRLLRDKAEKQGHQLRGGILEIIEDGIGFLRSDHYLPGPDDIYVSQTQIRRFGLRTGDMVIGQVRPPKDSEKYFGLLRVEAVNGLDPESAKRRPRFEELTAIFPTERYNLETNGRILSTRMLNLIAPVGRGQRGLIVSPPKAGKTTVLKEVANGISHNYPEVHLMVVLIGERPEEVTDMDRSVDAEVISSTFDEPVAFHVRVAEMALERAKRLVESAQHVVILLDSITRLARAYNLVVPPSGRTLTGGLDPSALYPPKRFFGAARNVEEGGSLTIVATCLVKTGSRMDDVIYEEFKGTGNMELHLSRELQERRIFPAFDIQQSSTRREELLLGPDILQRVWTMRRMLVQMTQPPANYDMVNATEALINQVRQTENNEEFLEQLTK, via the coding sequence ATGGATATAGCAGAACTCGAAACACAGAACTTAGAAGATCTGCGCAATCTTGCGCGTGATGCGGATATTGCCGGGTTCAGTCGCATGAAAAAGCAGGACTTGATTCTGCGGCTGCTGCGCGATAAGGCCGAAAAACAGGGCCACCAATTGCGCGGCGGCATTCTCGAAATCATCGAGGACGGCATCGGATTTCTTCGTTCGGATCATTACCTGCCTGGTCCGGACGATATTTATGTCAGCCAGACGCAGATCCGCCGCTTCGGCTTGCGCACGGGTGACATGGTCATCGGTCAAGTGCGCCCGCCGAAGGATTCAGAGAAGTATTTCGGCCTGCTGCGCGTCGAAGCCGTCAACGGGCTGGACCCTGAATCGGCCAAGCGCCGCCCTCGCTTCGAAGAACTGACCGCCATCTTCCCCACCGAACGTTACAACCTGGAAACCAACGGGCGCATTCTGTCGACGCGTATGCTAAACCTCATCGCCCCTGTTGGGCGCGGCCAGCGCGGCCTGATCGTCAGCCCGCCGAAGGCCGGTAAGACGACCGTGCTGAAGGAAGTCGCCAACGGCATCAGCCACAACTATCCCGAAGTGCACCTGATGGTCGTGCTGATCGGTGAGCGCCCCGAAGAAGTGACCGACATGGACCGTTCGGTGGACGCAGAAGTGATCAGCAGCACGTTCGACGAGCCGGTAGCCTTCCACGTCCGCGTGGCGGAAATGGCGCTTGAACGCGCCAAGCGGCTGGTCGAGTCGGCGCAGCACGTCGTGATCCTGCTGGACAGCATCACGCGTCTGGCGCGCGCCTATAACCTCGTCGTGCCGCCCAGCGGTCGCACCCTGACCGGTGGCCTCGACCCGTCGGCGCTCTACCCGCCCAAGCGTTTCTTCGGTGCAGCCCGTAACGTGGAAGAGGGCGGCAGCCTGACCATCGTCGCCACCTGCCTGGTTAAGACCGGCAGCCGCATGGACGACGTGATCTACGAGGAATTCAAGGGTACGGGCAACATGGAGCTGCACCTCTCGCGCGAGCTTCAGGAACGCCGCATCTTCCCGGCCTTCGACATCCAGCAGTCCTCGACGCGCCGCGAAGAGCTGCTTTTGGGACCGGACATCCTTCAGCGCGTCTGGACCATGCGCCGTATGTTGGTGCAGATGACCCAGCCCCCGGCGAATTACGACATGGTGAACGCAACCGAAGCGCTGATCAATCAGGTGCGCCAAACAGAAAACAACGAAGAGTTCCTCGAACAACTGACGAAATAA